A genomic window from Lotus japonicus ecotype B-129 chromosome 1, LjGifu_v1.2 includes:
- the LOC130727577 gene encoding uncharacterized protein LOC130727577 isoform X1 yields MAGGRRILSMFLVAFMWINAQYAFVSCTLTPQVQRKIARANQKGPYLGLIIPNTFELDPLLQNSDYTPSKLTIDFAGRRFRFGAIGHKPVILVMTGMGMINAGVTTQLLLSLFTVEGVVHYGVAGNANPSLHIGDVAIPQYWAHLALWSWQRYGQGPNDSLPFDFTKEVGYLEFANYTSNSSSSVDSDNQLNNIWYEPEEVFPVDGIPEETKHALWVPVDSKYYHIAQKLKGLKLKACINSTTCLSTIPKVELVDRGTSASIYLDNAAYRTFLYNKFNVSPVDMESASVALICLQQRVPFIVFRALSDLAGGGSAQSNEADTFASLAATNSVTVVVEFVKLLSLHRKRWNML; encoded by the exons ATGGCAGGTGGTAGGAGAATCTTGTCCATGTTTCTTGTGGCATTTATGTGGATTAATGCCCAATATGCATTTGTAAGTTGTACTTTGACACCACAAGTGCAAAGAAAAATTGCTAGAGCCAATCAAAAGGGACCTTATCTTGGTCTGATCATACCAAATACTTTTGAACTAGACCCTCTTCTTCAGAATTCAGACTACACTCCAAGTAAACTCACCATAGACTTTGCTG gaaggAGATTTCGATTTGGAGCCATTGGCCACAAGCCTGTTATACTGGTCATGACAGGAATGGGCATG ATAAATGCAGGTGTAACTACTCAGCTTCTATTAAGCTTATTCACAGTTGAAGGAGTGGTGCACTACGGTGTTGCTGGAAATGCAAACCCATCCTTGCATATTGGAGATGTAGCCATTCCTCAATACTGGGCTCATTTAGCACTTTGGAGTTGGCAG AGGTATGGGCAAGGGCCTAATGATTCGTTACCCTTTGACTTCACAAAGGAAGTAGGATACTTAGAATTTGCCAATTACACCTCAAACTCATCTTCAAGTGTTGACAGTGATAACCAGCTCAACAATATCTGGTACGAACCAGAGGAAGTTTTTCCAGTTGATGGCATTCCAGAAGAGACCAAACATGCTCTTTGGGTCCCTGTAGATTCCAAGTACTACCACATTGCTCAAAAACTCAAG GGCTTGAAGCTAAAGGCGTGCATAAACTCAACGACATGCTTGTCCACTATACCAAAGGTGGAACTTGTTGATAGAGGAACAAGTGCGAGCATCTACCTAGACAACGCAGCGTACCGAACCTTCCTCTACAACAAATTCAATGTGAGCCCAGTGGACATGGAAAGTGCATCAGTGGCTCTTATATGTTTGCAACAAAGAGTGCCATTCATTGTTTTCAGGGCTCTCTCCGACTTGGCCGGTGGCGGCTCCGCCCAGTCTAATGAGGCCGATACTTTCGCATCACTCGCCGCCACTAACTCTGTCACAGTGGTTGTTGAGTTTGTTAAGCTCTTGTCACTCCACCGCAAGAGGTGGAACATGTTATAG
- the LOC130727580 gene encoding ribonuclease S-1-like has protein sequence MKNLLFLIFILSLIVLGEAQVAYQMLMLSLQWTPTVCLVNTCDAGKVASFTKKFTIHGLWPGNHYNPQPKCPQYYYNSFEPKTVSLKGQLAVNWPNMLAADDEFMFWAPEYEKHGTCMVNGGSFQQGDYFDTTLKLKWQVEAISDIRVALSSIQPNNLEPLNKILLLLRSTYNVYPQLACPWTQKNTLAEVRFCFDKFTLQLINCQNTIVVCGTGSGGTDIMIPG, from the exons ATGAAAAATCTTCTGTTCTTGATTTTTATCCTCTCTCTTATTGTGCTAGGAGAAGCACAAGTTGCATATCAAATGCTGATGCTGTCTCTTCAGTGGACACCAACTGTCTGTTTGGTTAATACATGTGACGCTGGAAAAGTAGCAAGTTTCACCAAAAAATTTACTATACATGGTTTGTGGCCTGGAAATCACTATAATCCCCAGCCCAAGTGCCCACAATACTATTATAACAGCTTTGAGCCCAAA ACTGTTAGTTTAAAAGGACAACTGGCCGTTAATTGGCCAAATATGCTTGCGGCTGACGATGAATTTATGTTTTGGGCGCCGGAGTATGAAAAGCACGGAACATGTATGGTAAACGGTGGCAGTTTTCAGCAAGGGGACTATTTTGATACTACTCTGAAGCTGAAGTGGCAGGTTGAAGCCATTTCTGACATCCGAGTGGCATTGAGCAGTATTCAACCAAACAATTTGGAGCCATTAAACAAGATTCTGTTACTTCTCCGGTCCACATATAATGTTTATCCTCAGCTTGCGTGTCCCTGGACTCAGAAAAATACTTTAGCCGAGGTCCGATTCTGCTTTGATAAGTTCACATTGCAGCTCATCAATTGTCAGAACACAATTGTAGTTTGTGGCACTGGCAGCGGTGGCACCGATATAATGATTCCAGGATGA
- the LOC130727576 gene encoding F-box/kelch-repeat protein At3g23880-like isoform X2 translates to MKSFQGFAKLLFTYSTAKVESLSVTIFLRPTLTPPMASPSSARACLSVSDAPPYSVRSSMSSDGASPPEAASVSTIEIQIQTLHIDMDRDLIIEILLRLPVKSIVRFKAVCKLWRSLISDPLFASLHFQRAAPSLLFADSHAIRTIDLEGPLQSHRVSQPINCHFLSNYHDLSLPRNCISIHGSCRGFLLITWISNIGYGHPWNDSLYLWNPSTHVHKPIPSSPVVDTNVLSHLFGFGYDSSTDDYLVVRVPVTDGNQPTHLPDVQFFSLRANMWKYTEGVDLPPLTTIDLCHGLLFNEAIHWARDGTCEIWVMKKYKVLTSWTKTVLSTGSFHFPICSTKGGDIVLHSGTKVKKYSDEGVEQEEQLEYPNHCGLLDASVPIYTESMLSLPDVSD, encoded by the exons ATGAAGAGTTTCCAAGGTTTTGCAAAATTATTATTCACCTACTCAACTGCCAAAGTAGAATCACTTTCAGTCACAATATTTCTAAGGCCCACGCTTACCCCTCCGATGGCCTCCCCGAGTTCAGCCCGTGCCTGCCTCTCAGTTAGCGACGCGCCGCCTTACTCTGTCCGTTCATCCATGTCCTCTGACGGTGCGAGTCCGCCGGAAGCCGCGTCTGTGTCTACCATCGAG atTCAGATTCAAACACTGCATATTGACATGGATCGAGATTTGATAATTGAAATCCTTTTGAGGTTACCGGTGAAGTCTATTGTACGATTCAAGGCTGTGTGCAAGTTATGGAGATCTCTCATATCCGATCCCCTCTTTGCATCATTACATTTTCAACGTGCTGCTCCTTCACTCCTTTTCGCTGACTCTCATGCCATTCGAACCATTGACTTAGAGGGACCGCTTCAATCTCATCGTGTTTCTCAACCAATCAATTGTCACTTTTTGTCTAATTATCATGATTTATCCTTGCCTCGTAACTGTATTTCGATTCACGGTTCGTGTAGAGGCTTTCTGCTAATCACCTGGATTAGTAATATTGGTTATGGGCACCCGTGGAATGATAGTCTCTACCTGTGGAATCCATCCACACATGTCCACAAACCAATACCATCATCTCCTGTTGTTGACACCAATGTTTTAAGTCATCTATTTGGATTTGGTTACGATTCCTCGACAGATGACTACTTGGTGGTTCGAGTGCCCGTTACGGACGGTAACCAACCTACTCATTTACCAGATGTGCAGTTTTTCTCATTGAGAGCTAATATGTGGAAATATACCGAGGGTGTTGATTTGCCTCCCTTGACCACTATTGACCTTTGTCATGGATTGCTCTTTAACGAGGCTATTCACTGGGCG AGAGATGGTACATGTGAAATATGGGTTATGAAGAAATACAAAGTACTGACATCTTGGACCAAGACTGTTCTATCTACGGGGAGCTTTCACTTCCCAATATGCTCTACAAAAGGTGGTGATATTGTTTTACATTCTGGAACAAAAGTGAAAAAGTATAGTGATGAAGGAGTAGAACAAGAAGAACAACTAGAGTATCCGAACCATTGTGGTTTACTAGATGCATCAGTGCCCATATATACAGAGTCAATGCTTTCACTCCCTGATGTTAGCGACTGA
- the LOC130727577 gene encoding uncharacterized protein LOC130727577 isoform X2 encodes MYMSFGTKNTITSIIEGRRFRFGAIGHKPVILVMTGMGMINAGVTTQLLLSLFTVEGVVHYGVAGNANPSLHIGDVAIPQYWAHLALWSWQRYGQGPNDSLPFDFTKEVGYLEFANYTSNSSSSVDSDNQLNNIWYEPEEVFPVDGIPEETKHALWVPVDSKYYHIAQKLKGLKLKACINSTTCLSTIPKVELVDRGTSASIYLDNAAYRTFLYNKFNVSPVDMESASVALICLQQRVPFIVFRALSDLAGGGSAQSNEADTFASLAATNSVTVVVEFVKLLSLHRKRWNMLYS; translated from the exons ATGTATATGTCTTTTGGTACGAAAAACACTATTAcatcaattattgaaggaaggAGATTTCGATTTGGAGCCATTGGCCACAAGCCTGTTATACTGGTCATGACAGGAATGGGCATG ATAAATGCAGGTGTAACTACTCAGCTTCTATTAAGCTTATTCACAGTTGAAGGAGTGGTGCACTACGGTGTTGCTGGAAATGCAAACCCATCCTTGCATATTGGAGATGTAGCCATTCCTCAATACTGGGCTCATTTAGCACTTTGGAGTTGGCAG AGGTATGGGCAAGGGCCTAATGATTCGTTACCCTTTGACTTCACAAAGGAAGTAGGATACTTAGAATTTGCCAATTACACCTCAAACTCATCTTCAAGTGTTGACAGTGATAACCAGCTCAACAATATCTGGTACGAACCAGAGGAAGTTTTTCCAGTTGATGGCATTCCAGAAGAGACCAAACATGCTCTTTGGGTCCCTGTAGATTCCAAGTACTACCACATTGCTCAAAAACTCAAG GGCTTGAAGCTAAAGGCGTGCATAAACTCAACGACATGCTTGTCCACTATACCAAAGGTGGAACTTGTTGATAGAGGAACAAGTGCGAGCATCTACCTAGACAACGCAGCGTACCGAACCTTCCTCTACAACAAATTCAATGTGAGCCCAGTGGACATGGAAAGTGCATCAGTGGCTCTTATATGTTTGCAACAAAGAGTGCCATTCATTGTTTTCAGGGCTCTCTCCGACTTGGCCGGTGGCGGCTCCGCCCAGTCTAATGAGGCCGATACTTTCGCATCACTCGCCGCCACTAACTCTGTCACAGTGGTTGTTGAGTTTGTTAAGCTCTTGTCACTCCACCGCAAGAGGTGGAACATGTTATA CTCATAG
- the LOC130727576 gene encoding F-box/kelch-repeat protein At3g23880-like isoform X1 → MKSFQGFAKLLFTYSTAKVESLSVTIFLRPTLTPPMASPSSARACLSVSDAPPYSVRSSMSSDGASPPEAASVSTIEIQIQTLHIDMDRDLIIEILLRLPVKSIVRFKAVCKLWRSLISDPLFASLHFQRAAPSLLFADSHAIRTIDLEGPLQSHRVSQPINCHFLSNYHDLSLPRNCISIHGSCRGFLLITWISNIGYGHPWNDSLYLWNPSTHVHKPIPSSPVVDTNVLSHLFGFGYDSSTDDYLVVRVPVTDGNQPTHLPDVQFFSLRANMWKYTEGVDLPPLTTIDLCHGLLFNEAIHWAVSNWVDGVTNMFIIAFDLMEKRLLEIPMPHGLLFPGFSLWVHGRFLSLSILQRDGTCEIWVMKKYKVLTSWTKTVLSTGSFHFPICSTKGGDIVLHSGTKVKKYSDEGVEQEEQLEYPNHCGLLDASVPIYTESMLSLPDVSD, encoded by the exons ATGAAGAGTTTCCAAGGTTTTGCAAAATTATTATTCACCTACTCAACTGCCAAAGTAGAATCACTTTCAGTCACAATATTTCTAAGGCCCACGCTTACCCCTCCGATGGCCTCCCCGAGTTCAGCCCGTGCCTGCCTCTCAGTTAGCGACGCGCCGCCTTACTCTGTCCGTTCATCCATGTCCTCTGACGGTGCGAGTCCGCCGGAAGCCGCGTCTGTGTCTACCATCGAG atTCAGATTCAAACACTGCATATTGACATGGATCGAGATTTGATAATTGAAATCCTTTTGAGGTTACCGGTGAAGTCTATTGTACGATTCAAGGCTGTGTGCAAGTTATGGAGATCTCTCATATCCGATCCCCTCTTTGCATCATTACATTTTCAACGTGCTGCTCCTTCACTCCTTTTCGCTGACTCTCATGCCATTCGAACCATTGACTTAGAGGGACCGCTTCAATCTCATCGTGTTTCTCAACCAATCAATTGTCACTTTTTGTCTAATTATCATGATTTATCCTTGCCTCGTAACTGTATTTCGATTCACGGTTCGTGTAGAGGCTTTCTGCTAATCACCTGGATTAGTAATATTGGTTATGGGCACCCGTGGAATGATAGTCTCTACCTGTGGAATCCATCCACACATGTCCACAAACCAATACCATCATCTCCTGTTGTTGACACCAATGTTTTAAGTCATCTATTTGGATTTGGTTACGATTCCTCGACAGATGACTACTTGGTGGTTCGAGTGCCCGTTACGGACGGTAACCAACCTACTCATTTACCAGATGTGCAGTTTTTCTCATTGAGAGCTAATATGTGGAAATATACCGAGGGTGTTGATTTGCCTCCCTTGACCACTATTGACCTTTGTCATGGATTGCTCTTTAACGAGGCTATTCACTGGGCGGTTAGTAACTGGGTCGATGGTGTTACGAACATGTTTATTATTGCCTTTGATTTAATGGAAAAGAGACTCTTAGAGATACCCATGCCTCATGGTCTTCTTTTCCCTGGTTTTTCTTTGTGGGTGCATGGAAGATTTTTAAGTCTATCAATTTTGCAGAGAGATGGTACATGTGAAATATGGGTTATGAAGAAATACAAAGTACTGACATCTTGGACCAAGACTGTTCTATCTACGGGGAGCTTTCACTTCCCAATATGCTCTACAAAAGGTGGTGATATTGTTTTACATTCTGGAACAAAAGTGAAAAAGTATAGTGATGAAGGAGTAGAACAAGAAGAACAACTAGAGTATCCGAACCATTGTGGTTTACTAGATGCATCAGTGCCCATATATACAGAGTCAATGCTTTCACTCCCTGATGTTAGCGACTGA